The Rubricoccus marinus nucleotide sequence CTGGTCTGCCGCGCGCCGGGCGCCGAGCGCGTAGGTGGGGTAGGCGAAGATGGTGTCCGAGATGGTCTGGAGCGAGGTCCCGGCCTTCATCGCGACGGCAAAGATCTGCATCAGCTCGCCCGCTCGCTCGCCCAGTACGCTCGCGCCGAGGATCTTGCCGCGCCACTCGGTCGCGAAGACCTTGATGCTGCCGATGGTTTTGCCCTCGGTGATGCCGCGGTCCACCTTCGTGTATGGGAAGTCGTAGGTGACGTAGCTCTCGCCGCGCTCCTGTAGTTCCTCCTCGCTCGCCCCGAGGTGCGCCAGCTCGGGGTCGGAAAACGTGGTCCACGGCACGCCGGCCCGGTCGATAGAGGAGGGAATCTTGAGGATAGCGTTGGTCGTCGCCACCTTCGCCATGTGCTCGCTCATGTGGGTGAGCTGGTACTCGCCGGTGCAGTCGCCAGCGGCCCAGATGTGGCCCTGCGAGGTGCGGCAGCGGTCGTCGACGGTGATGCCCTTTTTCGTGTACTCAATGCCGGCGTCGCCGAGGTTGAGCGTCTCGATGTTGGGCTTCCGCCCTGTCGCGATGAGCAGCCGGTCGGCTTCCAGTGTATCGCCACCGCCGAGGTGCAGGCGCACGCCAGAGGCATCGGCCGCCTCTACGCGCTCCACCTTCGCGCCGAAGACGAACCGCACGCCTTCCTCCTCAAGCCTCTGGCGGAGCGTGTCCGCGTGGTCGGGGTCGTCGCGGCCGAGGATGCGGTCCGCGTTGTCCACGATCGTCACCTGAGTGCCCAGCCGGTTGAACGCCTGCCCCATCTCGATGCCGATGGGTCCGGCGCCCACAATCGCGAGGTGCTCGGGCTGCTCAGTGATCTCGAACAGCGTCTCGTTGGTGAGGTAGTCCACCGCGTCCAGTCCTTTGATGGGCGGCGGCGCAGCGCGTCCGCCGGAGCAGATGACGAACATGCGGCTCGTCACGCGGCGCTTGTGGTGGTCGCCGCCAGAGGCCTCTGGCGTGATCTCGATGGTGTGGGGGTTGATGAACCGCGCGTCGCCGTGGACCACCTCAATGCCGAAGCCTTCGTAGATCGCCGGATCGTCCGCGTCCTCGTAGACCTCCTCGCGGAGCGCGTGGACGTGCCGCATGATGTCGCCGAAGCGGACGCTTACCTCGGCGTCCACGCCGAAGGCGGAGGCTTCGCGCGCGTGGTGCGCAAGGTGGGCCGCGTGGAGGAGCGCCTTAGAGGGCACGCAGCCCGTCCACGTGCAGTCGCCGCCGAGGCGGTCGCGCTCGATCATCATCGTCTTGACGCCCGCGTTGGCCGCGATGCCTGCCGCGGTGAGGCCAGCGGAGCCGCCGCCGATAACGATGTAGTCGAAGTCGTACTGAGCCATATCGAGAAGGGGAAGGCCTCTGGCGCCAGAGGCTGAGATCGTGAACGGACGGATATGGGCATGACTACGCGCGAGGTGCGACCTTGGAGCCCTCCTTTCAAACGCCTGTCGCTCGCGACTGACCGCACGTGCTCCTCTACGCCGTCACGTACGACGATCCCCGCAGCCTGACTCCGAAAGGCCTCAGCACCAAGACTGAGCCGTTCTGGATGTACGACCAACTCCCCACCGCCGAGCACGCACGGCGGAGCCACCCCGGCAGGCCCGGTTGGATCCTCGTGCTGGACCGCGACGCGCTCGACCTGGCGACAAGCCCGGACGGCGCCGAGCTCACCATGCCGAGCCCGCCCGTCGTGTGGTCCATCCCGCGAGAGGCCATCCTGAACGTGGACGCCGACGGCGACTACTGGCGGCCGTACCCCGTCGTGGCCGCTGGCGGCTTCGTGGTGCGCCGCTCCCAGAAGGGCAACATCAAGCTGCTCCTCATCAAGCGGCGTGGGAAGTGGGACCTGCCGAAGGGCAAGGAGGACCCCGGCGAGACGCCCGTTCAAGCCGCGCGGCGCGAGGTGTCTGAGGAGGTCGGCGTCAAGAAGAAGTACATCGAGATCCTCCACCCGCTCGGGCACACCATCCACGGGTACATCTGGCATAAGCGCGGCGTCTACGCCGTCAAGACCACGCACTGGTTCTCCATGACGACGGAGGCCCGGGAGTTCATCCCGGAGAAGGGCGAGGGCATCAAGAAGGTGAAGTGGATGAAGTGGGCCAAGGCCGGCCAGAAGCTGGGCTACAAGACGCTCCGCCAGCACCACGCCATCTTGGACCCCGAGGTCCTCGGCGTGTAGCCTCTGGCGCTGCGCGACGCGCGTCGAGACCTCTGGCGCCAGGGGCCCGGCTCTTGTGCCGCCAGAGGCCGCAGACGGGGTGAAGACGGGTGCCCTGGGCACGAGACGGCCCCACCAGGCCGATATCTTCGCGCCCTCCCTCTTGGTCCCCGATGAACCGTCTCTCTCTGCTTCTCCTACTGGCCCTGCCGTTCGCCGGCTGCGACTCCAACGAACCCGTCGTCAACTCGTGCGCGAACGAGTCGCGGGAGATCGTGATGGAGGAACTCGTTACCGGGACGAGCCCCGCGCGCGCAGATGCCAACGACTTGGTGCGCATCAACTACGTCGGCCAGCTCGAAGACGGGACCGTCTTTGACAGCGCGACGAACTACACCGAGCGCGTTTCGGCGTTCGTCGCGGGCTTCAGCGAGGGCGTCACCGGCATGCGGATCGGCAGCAAGCGCCGCCTCACAATCCCGCCCTACCTCGCCTACAGCACGGAGAGAAGGACTCGGACTGTCGACGGCGAGGAGGTCGAGATTATCCCCGCGTGCTCCACGCTCATCTTCGAGGTGGTGCTGCTGGACATCCTGACCTAGGGCGCCGTCCGGCGCGCGGCCTCTGGCGCCAGAGGCTCAGCCATCACCGTAGAGCTTCTTAAGCTCCGCGATAAAGGCCTGCCGGACATCCCCGAACACGCCGGTCTGGGTGATCTCGTCGTTGCCCTCAACGCTGAACCAGTCCAGCCCGGCCTCGCGGCCAGACACGAGGAAGTCGTTCGAGGCGATCGTGTACGTACGCGCGGGGTCGACAGGCTGACCGTTCACCAGCCACGCGCCAGAGGCGCCCGTAATGCCACTGGTTTGGAGGTAGCCGCCTGTTCCGGCGTTGGTTTGTCCCTGGTCTAGCAAGCGCGCCAGAAGCCGTCCGGGCATCTCGACGGTGACCACGTCGCCGCCAAACGGCATCACACGGATGGCGTCGTACTCGGAAAACGGCCCCGGCGTCAGCACGTCGTCGATGCGGACGGAGCCGCCGTTGAAGACCGCAGCCTCCGCACCGGAGACGGCACGGAAGCCGTCGGCGATGGTTGTCCCCAGGAGAGAGGGCCGCGTCCGAATCGTCCCCTCGCGCCCATCTAACGGCTCGCCCAGTTGCACCACGATGCGGTCGGGCTCGAACCCTTGCTCGCGGAAGCCGGCGTACGCGGCGTCCACCCATCGTGCCACCTCGGCGGCAACGGCGGGGTCCTCTGGCGTCCGCTCAGTAATCGGAACCAGCGTGGACTCGACAGTCATCTCGCCAGAGGCCCGGTTCAGACGCACCTCGTGCACGTAGACGGTCCGGGCGTTGGCGTCCGCTTTGAGGATGGGCGTGGCGTCCGTTCCGCGGTAGGCGCGGATGTTCTCATGCTCATGCCCTCCTAGCACGAGGTCTAGCGCGGGAATGCCTGCCGCCGCTCTCACGTCGTCGGCGAAAGAGAGGTGCGTCAGACCGATCAGCACTTCGCTCTTCCCTTCGGTCTCGCGCACATCTGCAGCCAGTTCCTCCATCACGTCCCCGTACTGGACGTAGTCCTTCACGGTCGACGGCAAAACGGTACTGACTACGCCAACGCGGATGTTGTCCGGTCCCACCGTGAGCACGGTGTGTTCGTCCACGCCCTCAAACGACGCGAAGCCTCTGGCGGCCCGAGCGTTTCCAGAGATGACCGTGAACTCGCTTTCGATCATCCTCTGGCGGAACGCGTCCTCGCTCACGTCGAACTCGTGGTTGCCCAGCGCAGCAACGTCCAAGCCCATCGCATTCAAAACTGCGACCATTTGCCGCCCTGCTAGCCTCTCGCCGTCTACACGCGCCGTGCCGAGCGCGGATGGGCTGAGGTAGTCCCCTGCCAGGACCGCTATGGTGTTCGGGTTTTCGGCGCGAAGCTGCCGCAGAAGACCGCCGACCCGCGCGAGCCCTCCCGCTTTCCCGCCCTCTACAGGCGTGATCTCGTACACGTCATTAAGGTGTAGAATCGTAAGACGCACCTCATCGCCAGAGGCGCGCACCGGTGGCACGGCCTCTGGCGCTCCTACCGGCCCACCTGCGGAGCACCCGGCTAGCGCCATCGCGGTGACGAGGAGGAACGGACGGAATCGACGCATATCGGGTGGGCGGGAATGAATGAAGGACGCCAAAGGGCCGAACTCACCGCGCCCTCAAAGCATTCCATACATTACCACTCAACATCCATTCACTAGCACCCTCCTATTTTGGCCCTCTACGAGCTTCAGAACGCAACCCTTGGCGGCATTCCTGGCGAAGGATACGCCTACCCCGTCGACACGTACAAAGGCACTGTCTACCGCGGTGTCTTCTTTGCTGGCAACGACGCAGACCTCGATGGCCTCCCCGGCCGTGACGACGCCACTTTCGAGGGGACGGTATACCTGAAGACCTCAGAGCGGACGGACGAGGTGCCTGTTGATGTCACCAACGTCGTCAACGTCGCGGTGGGCAGCCGCGCAGACTTCGACGTCTTGGACTCCTAATCG carries:
- a CDS encoding dihydrolipoyl dehydrogenase family protein — protein: MAQYDFDYIVIGGGSAGLTAAGIAANAGVKTMMIERDRLGGDCTWTGCVPSKALLHAAHLAHHAREASAFGVDAEVSVRFGDIMRHVHALREEVYEDADDPAIYEGFGIEVVHGDARFINPHTIEITPEASGGDHHKRRVTSRMFVICSGGRAAPPPIKGLDAVDYLTNETLFEITEQPEHLAIVGAGPIGIEMGQAFNRLGTQVTIVDNADRILGRDDPDHADTLRQRLEEEGVRFVFGAKVERVEAADASGVRLHLGGGDTLEADRLLIATGRKPNIETLNLGDAGIEYTKKGITVDDRCRTSQGHIWAAGDCTGEYQLTHMSEHMAKVATTNAILKIPSSIDRAGVPWTTFSDPELAHLGASEEELQERGESYVTYDFPYTKVDRGITEGKTIGSIKVFATEWRGKILGASVLGERAGELMQIFAVAMKAGTSLQTISDTIFAYPTYALGARRAADQWYVQKQFPVAIKALQTVLGYRGTVPPPPDPDRVM
- a CDS encoding NUDIX hydrolase, whose protein sequence is MLLYAVTYDDPRSLTPKGLSTKTEPFWMYDQLPTAEHARRSHPGRPGWILVLDRDALDLATSPDGAELTMPSPPVVWSIPREAILNVDADGDYWRPYPVVAAGGFVVRRSQKGNIKLLLIKRRGKWDLPKGKEDPGETPVQAARREVSEEVGVKKKYIEILHPLGHTIHGYIWHKRGVYAVKTTHWFSMTTEAREFIPEKGEGIKKVKWMKWAKAGQKLGYKTLRQHHAILDPEVLGV
- a CDS encoding FKBP-type peptidyl-prolyl cis-trans isomerase, encoding MNRLSLLLLLALPFAGCDSNEPVVNSCANESREIVMEELVTGTSPARADANDLVRINYVGQLEDGTVFDSATNYTERVSAFVAGFSEGVTGMRIGSKRRLTIPPYLAYSTERRTRTVDGEEVEIIPACSTLIFEVVLLDILT
- a CDS encoding bifunctional metallophosphatase/5'-nucleotidase, whose translation is MRRFRPFLLVTAMALAGCSAGGPVGAPEAVPPVRASGDEVRLTILHLNDVYEITPVEGGKAGGLARVGGLLRQLRAENPNTIAVLAGDYLSPSALGTARVDGERLAGRQMVAVLNAMGLDVAALGNHEFDVSEDAFRQRMIESEFTVISGNARAARGFASFEGVDEHTVLTVGPDNIRVGVVSTVLPSTVKDYVQYGDVMEELAADVRETEGKSEVLIGLTHLSFADDVRAAAGIPALDLVLGGHEHENIRAYRGTDATPILKADANARTVYVHEVRLNRASGEMTVESTLVPITERTPEDPAVAAEVARWVDAAYAGFREQGFEPDRIVVQLGEPLDGREGTIRTRPSLLGTTIADGFRAVSGAEAAVFNGGSVRIDDVLTPGPFSEYDAIRVMPFGGDVVTVEMPGRLLARLLDQGQTNAGTGGYLQTSGITGASGAWLVNGQPVDPARTYTIASNDFLVSGREAGLDWFSVEGNDEITQTGVFGDVRQAFIAELKKLYGDG